Proteins encoded in a region of the Penaeus vannamei isolate JL-2024 chromosome 30, ASM4276789v1, whole genome shotgun sequence genome:
- the LOC113827252 gene encoding uncharacterized protein — translation MNSKMASWLLAANMESAKPQVMPPPSAFAFPYGQSEDPEFEGLESPAAGGMSGFGLGSDGMGTASGGNTVYTLGPTQQNRKSKNIEKKKGNLHTRRKQINKILKTMQDQQKRKTLLQERQTIVRELKRLTELESTVPQVPPHSPPVDSASACSDHSHKENKVKGSDTFNTQQVTDTSDAQSTAESTSPCKAKSKRFLRKRRREVYELLNNSLLTKKRKTELEQELADINDVLKKPRKTVFDEFDFHYAEQLFGNDEEEQSHDVDQYIPNPEEIVEPLHNNNIFEVKRTGKQTAKWNKSPNVFPQLGEQEANRAHLGEAYKESFRDYFNGNPAYAHHFDKSLGEELPHGSHEEHFEPRINPVSHFINEALADDCRRHLERIGVVISDANGQISVMARQNQRERSPDLPFGEGLPGVSYREGSPGYPNRERTPGLSYREESPTPSYREGSPDYPYRERSPGHSYRGRSPCSYKEGSPSPSYRERLPPSSYRERSPYQADREASPGPSYEEREMSPYPAYRERFPNHSYRNRSDRGSHSQDGSVEPVPPSRFHRFSGHAADAHENFQDDYSPRMNDPSPIHNHGGPDRYMSEDQRKEEEQREEDLRIHLLRLREQKVERRLKVLEQETKETESRLRRLQERRLSEELDDFLREQSKYWRKEDMEMERTNFSPQRSSERTRHGRRNHQIYF, via the exons ATGAATTCCAAAATGGCGTCTTGGTTGCTCGCTGCCAACATGGAATCTGCCAAACCACAGGTGATGCCCCCTCCTTCAGCATTTGCTTTTCCATACGGCCAGTCTGAAGACCCTGAGTTTGAGGGATTGGAGAGTCCTGCAGCCGGCGGGATGAGTGGCTTTGGGCTTGGCTCAGATGGAATGGGGACAGCTTCGGGCGGAAACACGGTTTACACCCTCGGCCCAACACagcaaaatagaaaaagtaaaaatattgagaagaagaaaggaaatctgCACACACGTAGGAAACAGATTAATAAAATCTTGAAGACTATGCAAGATCAACAGAAAAGGAAGACATTGTTGCAGGAGAGACAGACCATTGTAAGAGAATTAAAAAGACTGACTGAACTAGAATCTACAGTTCCTCAGGTACCACCACATAGCCCACCTGTTGACAGTGCTTCTGCCTGTAGTGACCATTCCCACAAAGAAAACAAGGTGAAAGGCAGTGATACTTTTAACACACAACAAGTGACTGATACATCTGATGCACAGTCAACTGCAGAAAGTACAAGTCCATGTAAAGCGAAGAGTAAAAGATTTCTCAGAAAGCGTAGGAGAGAAGTGTATGAACTCCTTAACAACAGCCTgctgacaaagaaaagaaaaactgagcTAGAACAGGAGCTCGCTGATATTAATGATGTATTAAAGAAGCCTAGAAAAACAGTGTTTGATGAATTTGATTTCCATTATGCTGAGCAATTATTTGGCAATGATGAAGAAGAGCAGAGCCATGATGTTGACCAGTATATACCAAATCCAGAAGAAATTGTTGAGCCATtgcacaataataatatttttgaagTGAAAAGGACCGGTAAACAGACAGCCAAGTGGAATAAAAGCCCAAATGTCTTTCCACAACTAGGAGAGCAAGAAGCCAATAGAGCACACTTAGGAGAGGCTTATAAGGAGTCATTCAGAGATTATTTTAATGGCAATCCTGCATATGCACATCACTTTGACAAATCCTTAGGTGAAGAGCTGCCCCATGGAAGCCACGAAGAGCATTTTGAGCCTAGAATTAACCCAGTTTCTCACTTCATTAATGAGGCTTTGGCAGATGATTGTAGGAGGCACCTAGAAAGAATAGGGGTTGTGATAAGTGATGCAAATGGTCAGATATCAGTGATGGCAAGACAAAACCAGAGGGAAAGGTCACCAGATCTCCCTTTTGGAGAAGGATTACCAGGTGTTTCTTATAGAGAGGGATCACCAGGTTATCCCAACAGAGAAAGGACTCCAGGCCTTTCCTACAGGGAAGAGTCACCAACCCCCTCTTATAGAGAAGGATCACCAGACTACCCTTACAGAGAAAGGTCCCCTGGTCATTCTTATAGAGGGAGGTCACCTTGTTCTTATAAAGAAGGATCACCAAGTCCTTCCTACCGAGAACGGTTACCACCCTCCTCGTATAGAGAGAGGTCGCCATACCAAGCAGATAGGGAAGCGTCACCAGGCCCTTCGtatgaggaaagagaaatgtCTCCATACCCAGCGTACAGAGAAAGGTTCCCAAACCATTCATACAGGAACAGGTCAGATAGAG GTTCACATTCACAAGATGGTTCCGTGGAGCCTGTACCCCCGTCAAGGTTCCATAGATTTTCTGGGCATGCGGCAGATGCTCATGAGAATTTCCAGGATGATTACTCACCAAGAATGAATGATCCTTCTCCCATTCACAACCATGGAGGACCTGACCGGTATATGTCAGAGGatcaaaggaaggaagaagagcaacGTGAAGAAGATTTACGCATACACTTGCTGCGTCTCCGAGAACAGAAAGTGGAGAGGAGGCTGAAGGTCCTTGAGCAAGAAACCAAAGAGACGGAAAGCAGGCTTCGGAGGCTGCAAGAACGGAGACTTTCAGAAGAGTTGGATGACTTCTTGAGGGAGCAAAGCAAGTATTGGAGAAAAGAAGACATGGAAATGGAAAGAACCAATTTTTCACCACAACGCAGTAGTGAACGCACCAGACATGGTCGTAGAAATCATCAGATATACTTTTAA